From Anas platyrhynchos isolate ZD024472 breed Pekin duck chromosome 16, IASCAAS_PekinDuck_T2T, whole genome shotgun sequence, a single genomic window includes:
- the TESC gene encoding calcineurin B homologous protein 3 isoform X1, whose product MGSAHSVPAEMRALADRTGFTSEQIEHLHRRFRQLSRDQLTIRKENFDSIPDLEFNPIRAKIVHAFFDKRNLRQESSGLADEINFEDFLTIMSYFRPIEMNMDEEQLDRFRKEKLKFLFHMYDSDHDGKITLQEYRNVVEELLSGNPHLEKESARSIADGAMMEAASICVGQMGPDQVYEGITFEDFLKMWQGIDIETKMHVRFLNMETIAHCY is encoded by the exons TCACCTCGGAGCAGATCGAGCACCTGCACCGGCGATTCAGGCAGCTGAGCCGGGACCAGCTGACGATCCG CAAGGAGAACTTCGACAGCATCCCCGACCTGGAGTTCAACCCCATCAGGGCCAAAATCGTCCATGCCTTTTTTGACAAGCG GAACCTGCGGCAGGAGTCATCGGGGCTGGCGGATGAGATAAACTTCGAGGACTTCCTGACCATCATGTCCTACTTCAGACCCATCGAGATGAACATGGACGAGGAGCAGCTGGATCGCTTCCGGAAGGAGAAACTCAAAT TCCTCTTCCACATGTACGACTCGGACCACGACGGGAAGATCACGCTGCAGGAGTACCGAAAT gtggtggaggagctgctgtCCGGGAACCCCCACCTGGAGAAGGAGTCGGCGCGCTCCATCGCCGACGGGGCCATGATGGAGGCAGCCAGCATCTGCGTGGGACAAATG GGCCCAGACCAGGTGTACGAGGGCATCACCTTCGAAGACTTCCTGAAG ATGTGGCAGGGGATCGACATCGAGACCAAGATGCACGTCCGCTTCCTCAACATGGAGACCATCGCGCACTGCTACTGA
- the TESC gene encoding calcineurin B homologous protein 3 isoform X2, translated as MGSAHSVPAEMRALADRTGFTSEQIEHLHRRFRQLSRDQLTIRKENFDSIPDLEFNPIRAKIVHAFFDKRPIEMNMDEEQLDRFRKEKLKFLFHMYDSDHDGKITLQEYRNVVEELLSGNPHLEKESARSIADGAMMEAASICVGQMGPDQVYEGITFEDFLKMWQGIDIETKMHVRFLNMETIAHCY; from the exons TCACCTCGGAGCAGATCGAGCACCTGCACCGGCGATTCAGGCAGCTGAGCCGGGACCAGCTGACGATCCG CAAGGAGAACTTCGACAGCATCCCCGACCTGGAGTTCAACCCCATCAGGGCCAAAATCGTCCATGCCTTTTTTGACAAGCG ACCCATCGAGATGAACATGGACGAGGAGCAGCTGGATCGCTTCCGGAAGGAGAAACTCAAAT TCCTCTTCCACATGTACGACTCGGACCACGACGGGAAGATCACGCTGCAGGAGTACCGAAAT gtggtggaggagctgctgtCCGGGAACCCCCACCTGGAGAAGGAGTCGGCGCGCTCCATCGCCGACGGGGCCATGATGGAGGCAGCCAGCATCTGCGTGGGACAAATG GGCCCAGACCAGGTGTACGAGGGCATCACCTTCGAAGACTTCCTGAAG ATGTGGCAGGGGATCGACATCGAGACCAAGATGCACGTCCGCTTCCTCAACATGGAGACCATCGCGCACTGCTACTGA